A DNA window from Cutaneotrichosporon cavernicola HIS019 DNA, chromosome: 2 contains the following coding sequences:
- a CDS encoding uncharacterized protein (Domain involved in innate immunity and lipid metabolism) — translation MRLSLLALLPALATSASAGITGDALGIVANVLGGNVQLPTDGPVYTFDSWRYVDCGLPTDPIQIESIELSPDPPKPGKELEVKVKASAAEVIEDGAYADVTVKLGLIKLLQKRYDLCEEARNANATIQCPVQEGDYTVVQKVDLPKEIPRAKFIVNVRAYTADDDDLACLDLIVDFMPPKD, via the exons ATGcgtctctctctccttgccctcctccccgccctAGCCACGTCCGCTTCTGCCGGTATCACAGGTGACGCACTGGGCATCGTCGccaacgtcctcggcggcaacgTCCAGCTCCCCACCGACGGCCCTGTCTACACTTTTGACTCGTGGCGCTATGTCGACTGCG GTCTCCCTACGGATCCGAT CCAAATCGAGAGCATTGAGCTCAGCCCCGACCCTCCCAAGCCcggcaaggagctcgaggtcaaggtcaaggccTCGGCTGCTGAGGTGATTGAG GATGGCGCGTACGCCGATGTGAcggtcaagctcggcctgATCAAGCTGCTCCAGAAGCGGTATGACCTgtgcgaggaggc ACGCAACGCCAACGCGACCATCCAGTGCCCCGTCCAAGAGGGCGACTACACTGTCGTCCAGAAGGTTGACCTTCCCAAGGAGATCCCCAGGG CCAAGTTTATCGTCAACGTCCGCGCGTACactgccgacgacgacgacctggcCTGCCTCGACCTGATTGTCGACTTTATGCCGCCCAAGGACTAG